A segment of the Planococcus sp. MB-3u-03 genome:
TTAATTTTGATTGTGAATCCGAACGGAGGAGAAAACCCTGAAAAGCTATTGGTGGCAATTAAATTCTAGCAATAACAAAGGGTATGACGCAGAATTCTATTACGCCCTCTCTACAACCAAAACTATATTCCGACCCTCTTGTCCTTCCCGTACCTCAACCCCTAAAACGTGTCGATCTTTTCCACAGTGGCAGAGGTCATTCCTCAAGAGCGAACTGATCTAATAGTGTAAACACAGTTTCTTCTATCCTAAATTAGCTGTTTCACATCATTCATAAAAGACAAATTCTCAAAATAAAGGGAAAGAAGAATGCAGTTAGCAACCTCTTCTTTCCCTTTCTATTAATGTAGCTACCGATAATCCGGCATTATGTAAACGTATGGATATTAAAATTTTTAACTTCCTATTTTTGGTGAAACGGATATTTTCAATCATTTTGTTTTATTATGGTTAGTAACAATATTAAACAAGACTATTCAATAGAATCTAAGGAGGTTACTTGATGCACATATGGGCTAAGGAAGTCGAGGATGATTATAAGTTACCAAAAACTTCAGAAGTAGAGATTGAAAACAGAAAACAACTAGATATGGAATTGCCAGCTTCTTATAAAAGATTCTTTTAGAACAAAATGGCGGTGCTATACAGTACAATTCAGTGAAGAAGAAAAGTCATCTTGAAACCAATGCGTACATTGAGATTAATCACATATATGGTTGTGGTCAAGGTGGTATTTTAGATTCAGATTATCTCATTAATGAATGGGATCTTCGAAAAATATTCTTATTTTCAGCGGAGATGGGAATAGCTTTTTGCTCTTGATTACAGAAAGGATTCAGTAAACCCTTCGGTGATTTATTTGGAACCAGAAACTGAAGAAATTATTGAAGTAGCCCATACATTTGATAATTTCTTAAATAACCTTTCAAAAGAAGAAGTGTTTTCGAAAATAACGAAAACGACGAAGATTGGGGTACTTCTGAAGAAGCAGCTGAAACGATCTTTTCGGGAAATGATATTCTATTAATCGAAGAGACTTTATTAAATCTTCAATATCCAGAAAACCATAAATGGTATTTCGAACAGCTCTTGAAATGCGCTACTCATTCAGAGGTACTAATTAGGGAAACTGTTACTAATATCTTAAATAACAATCTTGAAATTTACATTATTGAGTCGGATAAAAACTTACATTTTTACTTGAAGAAATAATCGAGAAATTAATCGCAGACAAGAACGAAAGCATAAGCTCAGAAGCCAGGGAAATAAGAAAAGAATAAAGTATAAAGTATAAAGTATAAACACTTTTGAGAAAAGGTATCCTATTTCCAATGTGTACTCCTTCTCTCAAGGATTCTCAGTGCTTGTAGGAGAATGTCCGGTAAATTTGCTAAGTAGCAGGAGATTAAAATGAATACTACACTAAAAAGACTTCTTCTAAACAGAGGAAGTCTTTTCAAATATTCTTCAATACCGAAAAGGACAACCTCTAGTTTAGCTTCTCCACTTCCGATAAGGTGTCATATGTAAACTGAAACTAAAATAAATCAAAAGTCTTTAATCTTTATTAACACAAAATATTTACGGTCTCTGAAAGTCTTCTTGAAGAATGAAAAAGAAAGGAGAATATCTTCTTTATATTCTCCCTTCCAATATTTTATGCTATATAAGCTGAAGAAAGTTGTTTCTGGTATTCATTGTGCTTTACTCTCTGCTTGTTGAATGAGTGATAAAACCATTTCTAAATCTTTGTCTTCTTTCAAATGATCAGGTGTCCAAGGAATGTAAACATCCGGTTCGATTCCTACACCGTTCATCCAATAATTTTCATGCATCCGGGTAGTACTGTAAATAAATTCGTAATCTCCGTAATCCATCGTAGCCAGGTTGGCATAATCCATGATTCCCATTGAATGCCGGCCAACTACGGTAACTTTGGAAGATTTTTTTACATTGCTGACAAACGTATCGCCGGAACTGCCGCAATAGCAGTCACTTAATACGAAGACACGCTTAGGGGAACTCTTCCCTTTGATTACAAACCCCATGTCTTCTGGAACTTCTAACATCCCTTGCCCGAAGTGTCGTTTTAAACGGCCGACTTCTTCTTTTAATGATATCGAGGTAATATCATCCAAATCTTCTTTTAAATACTCTTCAAATTCTGCAATCCGCAACTGGCAATTTCGAACCGTGTAATTCAAGTACATCACTTCATCTTCTTGAAACAAATCAGCAAAAGGTTTAGTTTCAGCAAACAGATATGGAAACAGCGGGAAATAAGAAGTGTCGCTCCCCCCCAAATTCTTCCTAACATCGATGATAAGGGATTCATTCTGTTCCAAATCATTTTTATTGTCATCAATCAGTTTTTGAATCGGCGCCTCATCAATAAAATCCGTCAGTTTCATATAGCTGATGGAATTACCAATCTTTTTGAATGTATGCTCGCCTTTATAAGGCAGGTCTTCGTAATGTGACAAAGGCAGGTCAATCAGTTCCATTCCCCGTTCAATCCGAATCGTTTTCATTTTATGGACTACCCGATTCCATAATTGGCGTTCTGCAACATGATCCATCAAAGTTTTCTTGTAACGGTTTTCAAGTTCTGGAATGTCCATTCCATCAAGCTGTACAATCTTGTCGCCTATCTGCAGCCGCGTCTCCCCTTCAAGTTGAGTAACATATAAAGCATTTTCAAAACGCCTCACTAAAAATCCTACACTGGGTGACGAGCTCTTTTTCGAGATAAAAATTAAATGTCTGTCTTGGAAATCGAGCAAATAGTCTTTGATCGTTTCCTCGAATTTTGTTCACTCATGTCGTTTGTGATGCGGTATTTTCAGGATGATTCAAATGCATCACATCCATATGTCCAGCATAATCTTCCCGTATGATTTTCTGGATATCTTGAAAACTTGTTCTTTCGTCTGCATGAAATTCCTCCTCATTTTTAAGTTGATTTAACTGTTCTTTATTTAACAATTGCCGTAAAACGGGGAATTAAAAATCCTCCCAAGTTTTTGGAAGGATCAGTCACATGATAGCTATTTTACTCAAAGCAAATAACCTGAATTACAGATATCGGTCCTTTGAAAAGAGATAAATGAGCAGACTAATCCTATTCGGCAACTAAAATGTTTATACATTTTCGCTGAAAATAGAATTAGTTCAACATTGGCATTCATCATCCCTTCAAAGATAGTGTATTTACTATAGCACTAAAACCAATATATGCCAAATTATTTTGTTCTATTCTGATAAATCATATATCTCTTTGTTGTTGAAAACCGTTAGTAAAGGTACAACTACATAAAAAAACAGAAGATACTTAGGACCAGTACCTCCTCTAATTTTCTATTATGGACTTCCTATAATCTCATGATATGTAAACCTACATCTAAATGAACCCGTTGATAAATTCTTCTGTGTTTATCGCACCCTTTCCATAGAGTTTTAATATGTAAATCACAACATTTAAACATCCATTTGAATATTTGATTGACAATCTAACTAAATATTTATACACTTACATTAATCAAACGTTCGTTTGAACGTTTAACTATTAGAAAGGTATTGATTGTCTATAGTATCTATAAGGGAGTTGCTGCGATTGATTACGACGATTTTTTCCGCTGTGGCAGCTTATGTTGCCACCAGTATTGATTATGTCATCATTTTGCTGATCCTGTTTTCGCAAACGATGAAAAAAGGTCAGCTAAAATCCATTATTATCGGCCAGTATCTGGGGACATCCATATTAGTGGGTGCCAGTCTATTAGCTGCTTATGGCTTGACGCTCGTACCGACTCATTGGGTCGGCCTGCTGGGCCTCATTCCGATTTATCTGGGAATCAAGGTTTGGAAGAGGGAAGAAGAAGAGAATGACGAAGAGGATCTCTTGTCCCGCTTGTCTTCCGGAAAGTCCAATCGCTTGTTTGTCACCATCACGGTCATTACACTGGCTGCTGGCGGGGACAACATCGGTGTCTACATACCCTACTTTTCAACCTTGAATCCGAGTGAAACCATTGTGATGCTTGTTGTCTTTGCTATCATGACGGCCGTTTTGTGTTACCTCAGTTACCGCTTGGCAGCCGTTAAGTCGGTCTCTGAAACGATTGAGAAATGGGAACGCTGGATTGTGCCGGTGGTCTTTATCGGACTCGGTATCTTGATTATGGTGGAGAATGGGACATTCCGTTTCCTTTTGGATTTGGTGAATTGAACTGATTTTCACACCCTATGCTTCTTATAGAAGAGAATCTATTGCTTTAAAAAAATGAGTTAGGAAAAGGAGTGAAAGAAATTGGCAAAAGAAATTTGTGATGTGGTTTGTATAGACGAGGAAAAGGTGGAAAGAGTCCAGCACCAGCTGGCGGAACAAAACCCGTTGGAAGTCGCGAAAATTTTTAAGGCATTGTCAGACGATACCCGTATCAAAATTGCTTATGCTTTATCGTTAGAGGACAAACTTTGTGTTTGTGATGTCGCGAATATCATCGGTTCTTCTACTGCGACAGCTTCTTACCACCTGCGTTTGTTAAAAAATATGGGGTTGGCGAAATACAGCAAAGAAGGCAAATTGGTCTACTATTCATTAGATGATGCGCATGTGAAACATCTCGTGCAAGTGGCCTTCACTCACCAGAAGGAAGGTGTCAGCATTGGTTGAGAAAATAAAGACAGAAGAGGAAAAAAACGTCTTCCGGGTGGAAGGCTTTACATGTGCCAACTGTGCTGGAAAGTTCGAGAACAACGTCAAGAAGATTCCCAGTGTCCAAGATGCCAAAGTGAATTTCGGAGCCTCAAAAATTTCCGTTTACGGGGCGGCCACCGTCGAAGAATTGGAAAAAGCCGGTGCATTCGAAAACCTGAAGGTCGCGCCTGAAATTACCGGTCGTCCAGCGGGTTCGAAAACGGAAGCCGAAAAAGCGACCGTCAAAAAAGAGGACAAAGTGCCGTTCTACCAAAAACACAGCACCTTGCTCTACTCCGCCCTGTTGATCGTCTTCGGGTACATTTCCCAATTCGTAAACGGGGAAGAAAATTTGATGACGTCCCTCCTTTTTGTGGCCGCCATAGTCATTGGCGGGTACTCGCTCTTTAAAGTCGGTTTTCAGAATTTAGTTCGCTTGGATTTCGACATGAAAACCCTTATGACGGTTGCCGTCATTGGGGCAGCCTTCATCGGCGAATGGGCGGAAGCGTCCATCGTGGTCATCCTTTTTGCCATCAGTGAAGCATTGGAACGCTATTCCATGGACCGGGCCCGACAATCCATCCGTTCGTTGATGGACATTGCCCCGAAAGAGGCACTTGTCCGACGGAATGGACAAGAACAGCTGATTTCGGTAGACGACATTGCCGTCGGGGATACCATGATCGTCAAACCCGGACAGAAGATTGCAATGGACGGCATGGTGGTCAACGGCTATTCGGCGGTCAATCAGGCAGCGATTACGGGTGAATCCGTGCCCGTCGGCAAAACGGTGGATGATGAAGTCTTCGCCGGCACGCTGAACGAAGAAGGCCTGCTCGAAGTCAAAGTCACCAAGCTGGTCGAAGACACGACCATTGCAAAAATCATCCATTTGGTAGAAGAAGCGCAAGGCGAACGGGCTCCTTCACAGGCGTTTGTCGATAAATTCGCCAAATATTATACACCGATCATCATGGTCGTTGCCGCACTCGTCGCCATTGTCCCTCCCCTCTTGTTTGACGCCAGCTGGGAAACATGGGTCTATCAAGGACTGGCTGTGCTCGTAGTTGGCTGTCCATGTGCTTTGGTTATTTCCACACCGATTTCAATTGTATCCGCTATTGGTAATGCAGCGAAAAAAGGCGTTTTGGTAAAAGGCGGCGTGTACCTGGAAGAAATGGGCGCTATCAAAGCGATCGCGTTTGACAAGACCGGCACCCTGACCAAAGGGGTTCCCGTCGTCACAGACTTTGAGGTATTGAACAAGGGTATCAATGAAAAAGAACTGCTTTCCATCGTCACAGCGCTGGAGTATCGCTCCCAGCATCCCCTTGCTTCGGCCATCATGAAAAAAGCGGACGCAGAGAACATTTCTTATTCTTCGGTCTTGGTCGAGGACTTCTCTTCCATCACCGGCAAAGGCATCAAGGGAACTGTCGAGGGAATCACTTACTATATCGGTAGCCCGATTCTCTTCAACGAGCTGAGTGCCGCAAGTGCTGATAAGAACTTGGAACAGAATGTAACGGCTCTTCAAAATCAGGGCAAGACGGCAATGATCATCGGAACGGAACAAACAATCCTGGCGGTCATTGCCGTGGCAGATGAAGTCCGTGAATCCAGCAAGGAAGTCATCCAGAAATTGCACCAGATGGGCATCAAGAAGACGATTATGCTGACGGGTGACAACAAAGGAACCGGTCAGGCCATTGGCCAGCAGATCGGCGTCACCGAAATCCAGGCCGAACTGATGCCGGAAGACAAACTGAATTTCATCAAACGCTTACGAGCCGAATACGGCAATGTCGCGATGATTGGAGACGGCGTGAACGATGCTCCGGCACTCGCGGCTTCTACTGTCGGAATTGCCATGGGCGGTGCTGGAACGGATACCGCTATGGAGACCGCTGATGTGGTCTTGATGGGCGATGATTTGAGCAAACTGCCGTTCACGATGAAGTTAAGCAGGAAATCATTGAACATTATCAAAGCGAATATCGCATTCGCCATCGGCATCAAAGTGATTGCGTTGCTGCTGGTCATCCCGGGTTGGCTGACGCTATGGATCGCCATTATGTCCGATATGGGCGCTACCCTTCTGGTCGCGCTCAACAGCTTACGGCTAATGCGCGTAAAAGAGTAACGAAAAGAGCTTTCCATTTGTCTGGAAAGCTCTTTTCATAAATACAAACTGCTACTCAACCAGTCTGCAGCACAATCTTATTTAATCCTCAAGATAAAGGGTATGGATTTTAGAAGAGGCACCCCTGGCACGAAGCGCCCCTTGTTAGTGCCGGTTCGTCTCTTTTGAAATAAAAATGAGCAGAAATATACGATTTTTCTAATGACCAAATGCCGAAGGAGGAAACAGAAATGACGGATGAAACAAAAAAGGATCTGGACTTATTGGTAATCGGTGCTGGATCAGGCGGCTATGTGGCGGCCATACGTGCTGCACAGCTAGGGAAAAAAGTGGTGTTGGTGGATAAGGCCGAATTAGGCGGCGTTTGCTTGAACCGCGGGTGTATCCCTTCCAAAGCGCTGATCAGTGCTTCTGAACGAGTAAAACACATCCAGCATGCCGGTTCCATGGGCATCAAGGTTTCGGGTGAAGTAGTCGTAGATATGCCGGAAGTCGTGAAATGGAAGGACGGGATTGTAAATAAACTCACGAGTGGGGTCCAGACCTTGCTGAAAGGCAATGGCGTGGAAGTCATTAGCGGGAAGCTTATTTGACAGAATCCCATCAGGTCAAAATCAAAACCGCAGACGGAGAACAGCTCTATACCTACAAAGATCTGATTCTGGCAATCGGTTCCCTGCCGACTGAACTGAAAAGCCTGCCGTTCGATCAAGAACGGATTCTCTCGTCAACAGAAGCTTTGACGCTTCAGGAAGTGCCGAAACATCTCGTGGTGGTCGGCGGCGGGTATATCGGATTGGAACTCGGAACAGCCTATGCCAAATTCGGGGCGAAAGTGACCATCCTGGAAGGAACGGATACCATTCTTCCAGGGACGGACTCTGCACTGACAAATGTGGTTAAACGTCACTTAAAAGATTTGGGCATCACGGTCATCACCAATACCATGGTCCAAGGCGGTGAAAATACAGGTGAAGAAGTCAATGTCCGGGTTCAGGTGGATGGCAAGGATGAGGTCATTAATGGCGATTACTGTCTGGTTTCTATCGGAAGAAAACCGAACACAGGAAACATCGGCTTAGAAAACATTGGCGTGGAACTTGATCAACGTGGGTTTATCAAGATAAATAACCAATGTCGAACCACAGTTGATCATGTGTACGCGATCGGCGATTGTGCAGGCGGTGACCTTCTGGCCCACAAAGCGAGTTATGAAGGCAAGATTGCGGCAGAGGTGGCAAGCGGTCAAAAAAGCGTGATTGATTTTCAAGCGATGCCGTTTGTTATCTTCAGCGATCCGGAAGTTGCGTATACCGGATCGACCGAAAAAGCAGCAAAAGAACAGGGCTATGAGACAGTTTCCAGTCGTTTTCCGTTCCAGGCGAACGGTCGCGCTTTATCCATTTCCGATGCCGATGGTTTTGTACAGATTGTGGCTGAAAAAGAGACCAAAAGGGTGTTGGGCGTCCAGATGGTCGGACCGGAAGTATCGTCCCTTATTGCCGAAGCGGTCTTTGCCATTGAGACCGGAGCGACTGCCGAAGACCTCAGTCTGACGATTCACGCCCACCCTACGTTACCGGAGCCATTGATGGAAGCTGCGGAAGGAATCATGGGACACCCAATTCATATGCTAAACAGAAAATAACTTATAGCGAAAACACATCGAGGCCGGTCTGCACATTCATAAGCGCAGGCCGGTTTGTTTTTATACGAGCGTCTATGACTTTCTGAAGTGATGATAAATCGAATAGATTAGCGAGTTCTCTCTTTTTTCAAAACGGAATTATTCGGAACAAAAAATCCACTTAATTGAAAGGATGCGAACTTCATGAAGATAGATAAGAACAATGCGTATATACCGGCACTCAAATACCGCTGGATGACCCGGTTCTACGATCCGTTAATTCAATGGGGGATGCAGGAAAAAAAGCTTAAAATGCATTTGGTCAATCAAGCAGCCCTTCAACCTGAGGAAGTGGTAATGGATTTGGCTTGCGGC
Coding sequences within it:
- a CDS encoding CadD family cadmium resistance transporter; this encodes MITTIFSAVAAYVATSIDYVIILLILFSQTMKKGQLKSIIIGQYLGTSILVGASLLAAYGLTLVPTHWVGLLGLIPIYLGIKVWKREEEENDEEDLLSRLSSGKSNRLFVTITVITLAAGGDNIGVYIPYFSTLNPSETIVMLVVFAIMTAVLCYLSYRLAAVKSVSETIEKWERWIVPVVFIGLGILIMVENGTFRFLLDLVN
- a CDS encoding ArsR/SmtB family transcription factor; protein product: MAKEICDVVCIDEEKVERVQHQLAEQNPLEVAKIFKALSDDTRIKIAYALSLEDKLCVCDVANIIGSSTATASYHLRLLKNMGLAKYSKEGKLVYYSLDDAHVKHLVQVAFTHQKEGVSIG
- a CDS encoding heavy metal translocating P-type ATPase; the protein is MVEKIKTEEEKNVFRVEGFTCANCAGKFENNVKKIPSVQDAKVNFGASKISVYGAATVEELEKAGAFENLKVAPEITGRPAGSKTEAEKATVKKEDKVPFYQKHSTLLYSALLIVFGYISQFVNGEENLMTSLLFVAAIVIGGYSLFKVGFQNLVRLDFDMKTLMTVAVIGAAFIGEWAEASIVVILFAISEALERYSMDRARQSIRSLMDIAPKEALVRRNGQEQLISVDDIAVGDTMIVKPGQKIAMDGMVVNGYSAVNQAAITGESVPVGKTVDDEVFAGTLNEEGLLEVKVTKLVEDTTIAKIIHLVEEAQGERAPSQAFVDKFAKYYTPIIMVVAALVAIVPPLLFDASWETWVYQGLAVLVVGCPCALVISTPISIVSAIGNAAKKGVLVKGGVYLEEMGAIKAIAFDKTGTLTKGVPVVTDFEVLNKGINEKELLSIVTALEYRSQHPLASAIMKKADAENISYSSVLVEDFSSITGKGIKGTVEGITYYIGSPILFNELSAASADKNLEQNVTALQNQGKTAMIIGTEQTILAVIAVADEVRESSKEVIQKLHQMGIKKTIMLTGDNKGTGQAIGQQIGVTEIQAELMPEDKLNFIKRLRAEYGNVAMIGDGVNDAPALAASTVGIAMGGAGTDTAMETADVVLMGDDLSKLPFTMKLSRKSLNIIKANIAFAIGIKVIALLLVIPGWLTLWIAIMSDMGATLLVALNSLRLMRVKE
- a CDS encoding S41 family peptidase, giving the protein MRRFENALYVTQLEGETRLQIGDKIVQLDGMDIPELENRYKKTLMDHVAERQLWNRVVHKMKTIRIERGMELIDLPLSHYEDLPYKGEHTFKKIGNSISYMKLTDFIDEAPIQKLIDDNKNDLEQNESLIIDVRKNLGGSDTSYFPLFPYLFAETKPFADLFQEDEVMYLNYTVRNCQLRIAEFEEYLKEDLDDITSISLKEEVGRLKRHFGQGMLEVPEDMGFVIKGKSSPKRVFVLSDCYCGSSGDTFVSNVKKSSKVTVVGRHSMGIMDYANLATMDYGDYEFIYSTTRMHENYWMNGVGIEPDVYIPWTPDHLKEDKDLEMVLSLIQQAESKAQ
- a CDS encoding Ada metal-binding domain-containing protein, with the translated sequence MKSYWWQLNSSNNKGYDAEFYYALSTTKTIFRPSCPSRTSTPKTCRSFPQWQRSFLKSELI